In the Flagellimonas sp. MMG031 genome, one interval contains:
- a CDS encoding MraY family glycosyltransferase, which translates to MGGIAFFYCLVFTLFFIKDRAEHLEFIYIIPGLTILFIVGLKDDLVVLSPVSKLLAQILAISFVLVNDSFGIESLNGFLNIYEIPYYLYLIIGGFLMLTIINSYNLIDGIDGLASIVGIVIMVIYTTIFYLSQEYFFALIAITMNASLMAFFGFNISSNKKIFMGDTGSLIIGFIISVLTLKFLALEPTAYGELPFLLENAPLIAISILIVPLFDTARVFTIRLANKRGPFSPDRNHVHHVLIDFWGLSHKQASFIIGCFNIIFVVLFIILGSKAKNTGMVIMLVGVVIFLAYIFFRYNYNFTTLKQKILLKRKIDALKGKKDSDSKSKKGKK; encoded by the coding sequence TTGGGAGGAATCGCCTTTTTTTATTGTTTGGTCTTCACATTATTTTTTATAAAAGATCGAGCAGAACATTTAGAGTTCATTTACATTATTCCAGGACTTACTATTTTGTTCATTGTAGGGCTTAAAGACGACTTAGTTGTTCTCTCGCCAGTGTCAAAGTTATTGGCTCAAATATTGGCAATCAGCTTTGTTTTGGTCAATGATAGTTTTGGTATTGAGTCATTAAATGGCTTTTTGAACATTTATGAAATCCCTTATTATCTATACCTTATAATAGGAGGATTTTTAATGTTAACCATAATAAATTCATATAATTTAATCGATGGGATTGACGGACTAGCATCAATTGTTGGTATTGTAATAATGGTTATTTACACAACTATTTTCTATTTATCACAGGAATATTTTTTTGCTCTTATCGCCATCACAATGAACGCTTCATTGATGGCTTTTTTTGGGTTTAACATATCTTCGAATAAAAAAATATTTATGGGCGATACAGGTTCATTGATTATCGGCTTTATAATCAGCGTATTGACATTGAAGTTTTTAGCACTTGAGCCTACAGCTTACGGAGAACTTCCTTTTTTGTTAGAGAATGCTCCCTTAATAGCGATAAGTATTTTAATTGTTCCCTTGTTTGATACCGCAAGAGTGTTTACAATTCGTCTAGCGAACAAAAGAGGTCCGTTTTCCCCGGACAGGAATCATGTTCATCATGTGCTCATCGACTTTTGGGGGCTTTCACATAAGCAAGCTAGTTTTATTATAGGTTGTTTTAATATCATTTTTGTTGTTCTTTTTATTATTCTAGGAAGTAAGGCAAAGAATACGGGAATGGTAATTATGTTGGTAGGTGTTGTGATTTTTTTGGCTTATATATTCTTCAGGTACAATTACAACTTTACGACCCTCAAGCAAAAAATCTTATTGAAACGAAAAATAGATGCTTTAAAAGGGAAAAAGGACTCCGACTCAAAGAGTAAGAAAGGGAAAAAATGA
- a CDS encoding UDP-glucuronic acid decarboxylase family protein, producing the protein MKKTLITGAAGFLGSHLCDRFIAEGHHVIGMDNLITGDMKNIEHLFHLKRFEFFHHDVTKFVHVPGKMDYILHFASPASPIDYLKIPIETLKVGSLGTLNLLGLARDHNARILVASTSEVYGDPLVHPQSEDYFGNVSPIGPRGVYDEAKRFMESITMAYHRHHGLDTRIVRIFNTYGSRMRLNDGRVVPAFMGQALRGEDLTVFGDGSQSRSFTYIDDQIEGIYRLLMSDYVEPINIGNPDETTILEFAEEIIKLTGTDQKIIFKPLPQDDPMQRQPDISRAKEILDWEPKVHRSEGLKKVFDYFKSLSHEQLWEAHRDFSPNN; encoded by the coding sequence ATGAAAAAAACACTCATAACCGGAGCAGCCGGATTTTTGGGGTCACACTTATGTGATCGTTTCATTGCCGAAGGACACCATGTTATTGGGATGGATAACCTCATTACAGGTGATATGAAAAATATCGAGCACCTGTTTCACCTAAAACGGTTTGAGTTCTTCCACCACGATGTCACCAAATTTGTTCATGTTCCTGGCAAGATGGATTACATCTTACACTTCGCATCACCGGCAAGCCCGATTGACTATTTAAAAATCCCAATTGAGACCTTAAAGGTCGGCTCTTTGGGGACACTTAATTTATTGGGGCTTGCCAGGGACCATAATGCACGGATTCTAGTGGCCTCGACTTCAGAGGTTTATGGAGATCCTTTGGTGCATCCGCAAAGCGAGGATTACTTTGGCAATGTGAGCCCTATCGGCCCACGGGGCGTTTACGATGAGGCCAAACGCTTTATGGAGTCCATAACCATGGCCTACCATAGGCATCACGGTTTGGATACCCGTATCGTTCGGATTTTTAACACCTACGGTTCCCGTATGCGACTTAACGATGGCCGTGTCGTCCCCGCTTTTATGGGACAGGCACTTCGTGGCGAGGACCTTACCGTTTTTGGTGATGGTTCACAATCGCGATCCTTTACATATATCGATGACCAGATTGAAGGGATATACCGACTTTTAATGAGTGATTATGTAGAACCCATCAACATTGGGAATCCGGATGAGACCACTATTCTGGAATTTGCAGAAGAAATTATCAAGCTCACGGGAACCGACCAAAAAATTATCTTCAAGCCGCTACCACAGGACGATCCCATGCAGCGGCAGCCAGATATTTCCCGCGCCAAGGAAATCTTGGACTGGGAGCCTAAAGTACATCGTTCCGAAGGACTGAAAAAAGTATTTGATTATTTCAAATCACTTTCGCACGAACAATTATGGGAAGCCCATCGCGATTTCTCCCCGAATAACTAG
- the purD gene encoding phosphoribosylamine--glycine ligase: MNILVLGSGGREHAISLKISQSPKTSKLFVAPGNAGTAQIATNVEVGVNDFEAIKTLVLQESIELVVVGPEDPLVNGVHDFFLNDAELKSVPVIGPQKAAAELEGSKEFAKEFMMRHNIPTAAYQSFTRETLQEGQAFLETLQPPYVLKADGLAAGKGVLILKDVQEAKDELKSMLLDSKFGNASATVVIEEFLDGIELSCFVLTDGTNYKILPTAKDYKRIGEGDTGLNTGGMGAISPVPFADTGFMDKIERQIVKPTVEGLKTDNLPYVGFIFIGLIKVGDEPKVIEYNVRMGDPETEAVIPRLQSDLVEVLLAMANGTLDQIDLNIDERAATTVMAVSGGYPEAYEKGKEIKGTENIKNSLVFHAGTKISDGKVVTNGGRVIAITSFGKDFREALRTSYQNMEKLHFDGMYYRKDLGFDL, translated from the coding sequence ATGAACATTCTTGTCCTGGGGTCCGGTGGTCGCGAGCACGCCATATCCCTTAAAATTTCCCAAAGTCCCAAAACATCCAAACTTTTTGTGGCGCCAGGCAATGCGGGCACTGCACAGATTGCCACAAATGTGGAGGTGGGTGTCAACGATTTTGAGGCCATTAAAACGTTGGTGTTGCAGGAAAGCATCGAATTGGTGGTAGTGGGACCGGAAGATCCTTTGGTGAATGGGGTGCACGATTTTTTTCTAAATGATGCCGAGTTGAAATCCGTTCCAGTAATCGGACCGCAAAAAGCAGCTGCCGAATTGGAAGGCAGCAAAGAGTTCGCCAAGGAGTTCATGATGCGTCACAACATTCCAACGGCAGCCTATCAAAGTTTTACAAGGGAGACCCTACAGGAAGGCCAAGCCTTCTTGGAGACACTACAACCTCCCTACGTGCTCAAGGCCGATGGTTTGGCCGCAGGCAAAGGTGTTTTGATTTTGAAAGATGTACAAGAAGCCAAAGACGAGCTCAAATCGATGCTGCTCGACTCCAAATTCGGAAACGCCAGTGCCACCGTTGTGATAGAGGAGTTTTTGGACGGTATAGAATTGAGCTGTTTTGTGCTCACCGATGGCACCAACTATAAAATCCTACCAACTGCCAAAGACTATAAAAGAATAGGTGAGGGCGATACGGGGCTCAACACGGGTGGAATGGGGGCCATTTCCCCGGTTCCTTTTGCCGATACCGGCTTTATGGACAAGATAGAGCGACAAATAGTTAAACCGACCGTAGAAGGCCTAAAAACGGATAATTTGCCTTATGTGGGCTTTATCTTTATCGGTTTGATCAAAGTGGGAGACGAACCCAAGGTAATCGAGTACAACGTGCGAATGGGCGATCCGGAAACCGAGGCGGTTATTCCAAGGCTCCAAAGTGATTTGGTTGAAGTATTGCTGGCGATGGCCAATGGAACACTGGACCAAATCGACCTAAATATTGATGAAAGAGCTGCAACCACCGTAATGGCGGTTTCTGGCGGGTATCCCGAAGCCTATGAAAAAGGCAAGGAAATCAAGGGAACGGAGAATATTAAAAATTCCCTCGTCTTTCACGCAGGAACCAAAATATCAGATGGAAAGGTTGTGACCAATGGCGGCCGTGTCATAGCTATTACTTCCTTTGGAAAAGATTTTAGGGAAGCGCTAAGAACATCCTATCAAAACATGGAAAAACTCCATTTTGATGGCATGTATTACCGAAAAGATCTAGGCTTCGATCTATAG
- a CDS encoding uracil phosphoribosyltransferase: protein MSKFFYGIEDLFVNYLFAPLDSLRFMHSWWGSNTINWVFMIIGFVAMVYWMGQLKIFNESGEEDKSISSHSYL, encoded by the coding sequence ATGAGCAAGTTTTTTTACGGTATAGAGGACTTATTTGTAAACTATCTTTTTGCACCACTGGATTCGTTGCGTTTTATGCACAGCTGGTGGGGCTCCAATACCATTAACTGGGTCTTTATGATCATTGGCTTTGTGGCCATGGTCTATTGGATGGGCCAGTTGAAAATTTTCAACGAAAGCGGCGAGGAAGATAAAAGCATCAGCTCACACTCTTATCTATAG
- a CDS encoding DUF6427 family protein: MISSFFGKTKPINYIVLAIVLFLFYFTHLFFGLGEQKISQVIGRELVLFIGLLLAVFIVNQIVRTEKATESNSYAMLFFLLLIISFSDELVLDQVIFANFFLLLAFWRILSVKSTRNVKHKIFDASLLISLASLFYDWALAFMLLVFFVIGVYDRKTVKNWLVPFLGIATIFMLTFTVLKVQGSLEFFEEHYQFSLGLFTTKSFFQVLNVKTLIYLILTILVSMLVFVRLRNVSGGKLLLLRIVFLIFILSTGIMLFTPADASPVLLTFFPAAVFFTNYFEGIKKEKFQEIALMGSIVLACALFVFHLN; encoded by the coding sequence ATGATTTCAAGCTTTTTCGGAAAAACTAAACCCATAAACTACATTGTTCTTGCCATCGTCCTGTTCCTTTTCTATTTTACCCATCTATTTTTCGGGCTTGGGGAACAAAAGATAAGCCAAGTCATCGGACGAGAACTGGTCTTGTTTATCGGACTTTTACTGGCTGTTTTTATCGTCAATCAAATCGTACGCACCGAGAAAGCAACGGAGTCCAACTCGTATGCCATGCTGTTTTTCCTATTGCTGATTATAAGTTTTTCCGACGAGCTCGTTCTTGACCAGGTCATTTTTGCCAACTTTTTTCTACTTCTGGCTTTTTGGAGAATATTGTCCGTAAAATCAACTAGGAACGTAAAACACAAAATATTCGATGCCTCATTGTTGATTTCATTGGCCAGTTTGTTCTACGATTGGGCGCTTGCCTTTATGCTGCTCGTTTTTTTTGTGATCGGAGTATATGACCGTAAAACGGTTAAAAACTGGTTGGTGCCTTTTTTGGGAATTGCCACCATATTTATGTTGACATTCACGGTGCTCAAAGTACAAGGGTCTTTGGAGTTTTTTGAGGAGCACTACCAATTTTCCTTAGGGCTGTTTACTACCAAATCCTTTTTTCAGGTACTCAATGTAAAAACATTGATTTATTTAATTTTGACCATCTTGGTTTCCATGTTGGTTTTCGTAAGACTTCGAAACGTAAGTGGGGGAAAGCTGCTCCTACTACGGATTGTATTTCTCATTTTCATATTGTCCACTGGGATTATGCTGTTCACACCGGCCGATGCATCCCCTGTTCTGCTCACCTTTTTTCCCGCTGCCGTGTTCTTCACCAATTATTTTGAAGGCATCAAAAAAGAGAAGTTTCAAGAGATTGCACTTATGGGCAGCATTGTCCTGGCCTGCGCTCTTTTTGTCTTCCACCTTAACTAA
- a CDS encoding DUF4254 domain-containing protein, producing the protein MFSDFAFNIFQESIDTYHIKDDVSQSFTNPYPKDQIEHLLYRKNWIDTVQWHYEDIIRDPEIEPKAALELKRKIDASNQDRTDLVEYIDSYFLNKYQSVQVKDNATINTESPAWAIDRLSILALKIYHMQEEVNRTDASAEHTQKCSEKLAVLLEQRKDLSTAIDQLLADIEAGNKYMKVYKQMKMYNDEELNPVLRGQKG; encoded by the coding sequence ATGTTCAGCGATTTTGCCTTCAATATCTTTCAAGAAAGTATAGATACCTATCACATTAAGGACGATGTGAGCCAGTCATTCACCAATCCGTACCCAAAAGATCAAATAGAACATTTGCTTTACCGGAAAAACTGGATAGATACTGTACAATGGCATTATGAAGACATTATCCGAGACCCGGAGATTGAACCAAAAGCCGCTTTGGAGCTGAAACGGAAAATTGATGCGAGCAATCAGGATAGGACGGACTTGGTAGAGTATATTGACAGCTATTTTTTGAATAAATACCAATCAGTACAAGTAAAGGACAATGCCACCATCAACACGGAAAGTCCTGCTTGGGCCATAGACCGATTGTCCATTTTGGCATTGAAGATCTATCACATGCAAGAGGAGGTGAACCGTACCGACGCCTCCGCAGAGCACACCCAAAAGTGCAGTGAAAAGCTAGCGGTACTATTGGAACAAAGAAAAGATCTTTCTACGGCCATAGATCAATTGTTGGCCGATATCGAGGCTGGAAATAAGTACATGAAAGTCTACAAACAGATGAAAATGTACAACGACGAAGAGCTAAACCCAGTACTCCGTGGACAAAAAGGGTAA
- a CDS encoding glycosyltransferase family 9 protein, with product MDKKGKYTHILIIRLSAMGDVAMTVPVIKALLQQYPHLRLTLLTKRTFAPIFDGLDNVQVYAADVKNRHKGLTGLWRLYKELKALEIDAVADLHNVLRSRVLKKYFGLERIPFVQIDKGRKEKKALTRTKNKVFEQLKTTHERYAEVFSKLGYPIDLSSSPPLERLPLSPKVLDLVHQDTKKWVGIAPFAAHEGKMYPLESMETVIQELNNTNKYKILLFGGGEKEVTVLEDMANSYNNALSMAGKLKLSEELQLISNLDVMLSMDSGNAHMASNYGIPVVTLWGVTHPYAGFYPFGQPIENALTADRETYPLIPTSVYGNKVPQGYENAMQTIEPADVLNKLFQLLTKVD from the coding sequence GTGGACAAAAAGGGTAAATACACCCATATATTGATCATCCGCTTGTCGGCCATGGGCGATGTGGCCATGACGGTCCCGGTAATCAAAGCCCTCTTGCAACAATATCCCCATCTTAGGCTCACCTTGCTTACCAAAAGAACATTTGCCCCTATTTTTGATGGTCTGGATAACGTGCAAGTGTATGCAGCTGATGTGAAAAACAGACACAAAGGTCTAACGGGCCTATGGCGATTGTACAAGGAACTGAAAGCTTTGGAAATCGATGCCGTTGCAGATTTGCACAATGTACTGCGAAGCAGGGTACTTAAAAAGTATTTTGGCCTGGAACGCATCCCTTTTGTTCAAATTGACAAAGGCAGAAAGGAGAAAAAAGCACTTACAAGGACTAAAAACAAGGTTTTTGAGCAACTTAAAACCACTCATGAACGCTATGCCGAGGTGTTTTCAAAACTAGGTTATCCAATAGATTTAAGCTCCTCACCACCACTTGAAAGACTACCTCTTTCCCCGAAAGTACTCGATTTGGTACATCAGGATACCAAGAAATGGGTGGGAATTGCCCCTTTTGCCGCCCATGAAGGGAAGATGTATCCTTTAGAATCAATGGAAACGGTAATCCAAGAACTAAATAATACCAATAAGTATAAAATATTGCTTTTTGGAGGAGGCGAGAAGGAAGTCACAGTATTGGAAGATATGGCCAACTCCTACAACAATGCACTTAGCATGGCAGGCAAGCTCAAATTATCCGAAGAGCTTCAGCTCATTTCCAATTTGGATGTGATGTTGTCCATGGACAGTGGGAATGCGCATATGGCTTCGAATTATGGTATTCCTGTGGTGACGCTTTGGGGCGTTACCCACCCGTATGCCGGGTTTTATCCCTTTGGGCAGCCCATAGAAAATGCTTTGACGGCCGACCGGGAAACCTACCCCTTGATTCCAACTTCTGTATATGGAAACAAAGTACCCCAAGGCTATGAAAACGCGATGCAAACCATTGAACCCGCCGATGTGCTGAATAAGCTGTTTCAACTTTTGACAAAGGTTGATTAG
- the arsS gene encoding arsenosugar biosynthesis radical SAM (seleno)protein ArsS (Some members of this family are selenoproteins.), with product MTQSILADIKKAAKKSLKAREDELANTQKQLEVLNGELFSSGELPYFKDKIAESGQFPLKPKTLEVLQINVGYMCNQVCAHCHVDAGPDRKEIMTRETMEQCLEVIRNTGAHTLDLTGGAPEMNPDFRWFVEEASKAGIQDFIVRSNLTIILANKKYHDLPEFFKKHNVHVVSSMPHYTRGKTDKQRGDGVFDKSIKALQMLNEVGYGKPNSDLRLDLVYNPSGAFLPSDQTAMERDFKKALKEDFDIDFHNLFAITNLPISRFLDYLIASDNYEDYMYSLVEAYNPAAVQNVMCTNTISVSWDGWLYDCDFNQMLDLKVASKVKHIKDYNDDLLNDREIVISQHCYGCTAGAGSSCQGTVA from the coding sequence ATGACGCAAAGCATTCTCGCAGATATAAAAAAAGCAGCCAAAAAGTCCCTTAAAGCGAGGGAAGACGAGCTCGCGAATACCCAAAAGCAATTGGAAGTGCTGAATGGGGAGTTGTTTTCGAGTGGTGAACTGCCCTATTTTAAGGATAAGATTGCCGAATCGGGACAATTTCCCCTAAAACCCAAAACGTTGGAAGTACTCCAGATCAATGTGGGGTATATGTGTAATCAGGTTTGTGCCCACTGTCATGTGGATGCCGGGCCAGACCGAAAGGAAATCATGACCCGGGAAACCATGGAACAGTGCCTTGAGGTGATTCGAAATACTGGGGCACACACCTTGGATTTGACCGGAGGAGCCCCCGAAATGAACCCCGATTTTAGGTGGTTCGTGGAGGAAGCGTCCAAAGCGGGCATCCAAGACTTTATCGTTCGGTCCAATCTCACCATTATTCTGGCGAACAAAAAATACCACGATCTGCCGGAGTTCTTCAAAAAACACAATGTGCATGTGGTTTCTTCCATGCCGCACTATACCCGAGGAAAAACGGACAAGCAACGGGGGGATGGGGTTTTTGACAAATCTATAAAAGCACTCCAAATGCTCAACGAGGTGGGCTATGGCAAACCCAATAGCGATTTGCGTTTGGACTTGGTGTACAATCCTTCCGGGGCATTTTTGCCGTCCGACCAAACGGCGATGGAGCGGGATTTTAAAAAAGCTTTAAAAGAAGATTTCGATATCGACTTTCACAACCTGTTCGCCATTACCAACTTGCCCATTTCGCGCTTTTTGGACTACCTTATCGCATCGGACAATTACGAAGATTACATGTACTCATTGGTGGAAGCCTATAATCCTGCCGCCGTGCAAAATGTGATGTGCACCAACACCATTTCGGTAAGTTGGGACGGCTGGCTGTACGATTGTGATTTCAATCAGATGCTGGACCTTAAAGTGGCGAGCAAGGTCAAACATATCAAAGATTACAACGATGACCTGTTGAACGACCGTGAGATTGTGATTTCACAGCATTGCTATGGTTGTACGGCCGGAGCCGGGAGCAGTTGTCAGGGTACGGTTGCGTAG
- a CDS encoding arsenosugar biosynthesis-associated peroxidase-like protein gives MANSYYDPADLRKFGNITEWSEELGKKFFDYYGKVFEEGALSAREKSLIALAVAHVVKCPYCIDAYTKDGLQRGITKEEMMEAVHAGAAIESGATLVHGVQMMNKYEKLSM, from the coding sequence ATGGCGAACTCCTATTATGACCCAGCGGACCTAAGAAAATTTGGAAACATTACAGAATGGAGCGAGGAACTTGGCAAGAAGTTTTTTGATTACTACGGAAAGGTTTTTGAAGAAGGTGCCTTGAGTGCCCGCGAAAAATCACTTATCGCCCTGGCGGTAGCGCATGTGGTGAAATGTCCATATTGCATTGATGCCTACACCAAAGACGGGCTGCAGCGAGGCATTACCAAAGAAGAAATGATGGAAGCCGTTCATGCGGGGGCAGCCATTGAGAGCGGAGCGACACTTGTTCACGGAGTACAAATGATGAACAAGTACGAAAAGCTTTCGATGTAG
- a CDS encoding fasciclin domain-containing protein: protein MAVTHVSAQTKMVGGAPMYPSKDIVSNAVNSKDHTTLVAAVKAAGLVETLQGDGPFTVFAPTNSAFEKLPEGTVATLLKPENKSKLQAVLTYHVVAGKYSAKDLMKWIKKGKGMAELTTVNGAKLTAMMENDMIMIKDGSGNVSTVTIADVNQSNGVIHVVDTVVLP from the coding sequence ATGGCCGTAACCCATGTATCCGCACAGACCAAAATGGTTGGTGGTGCGCCCATGTACCCGAGCAAGGACATTGTTTCCAATGCCGTGAACTCCAAAGACCATACTACTTTGGTAGCTGCCGTTAAAGCGGCCGGATTGGTGGAGACCCTGCAAGGCGATGGGCCATTTACCGTATTTGCCCCTACCAACAGTGCTTTTGAAAAACTGCCCGAAGGAACCGTGGCCACCCTGTTGAAGCCAGAAAACAAATCCAAATTGCAAGCAGTGCTTACCTATCACGTGGTAGCTGGTAAATACAGTGCAAAGGATTTAATGAAATGGATCAAAAAAGGAAAAGGCATGGCCGAACTTACTACAGTAAACGGAGCCAAGCTCACTGCCATGATGGAAAACGACATGATAATGATCAAGGACGGTTCTGGAAACGTTTCCACCGTCACCATTGCAGATGTCAACCAATCGAATGGTGTGATCCATGTTGTGGACACCGTTGTGCTTCCGTAA
- a CDS encoding patatin-like phospholipase family protein — MLKDKSIGLVLSGGGVRGMAHIGLIKALREHQIEANVVAGTSIGALVGALYANDNSVEDMLKFFKETPLFQYSFFAINKPGFIDTERYFSIFKDFFPDDSFKSLKRPLFVVATDLLKGNEKVFYDGELIKPLLASAALPPVFSPVTIDDVLYADGGIMNNFPKEYVDNLTDFIIGSNVSITAPLQKKDLRNSFQLTARVTSLMIHASNHEKLRQCDLFIEPKELDAIGVLDKKGIENAFKIGYDQGSRALEKMMSQTS; from the coding sequence ATGCTCAAGGATAAATCCATAGGCTTGGTACTTTCTGGCGGTGGCGTCCGTGGAATGGCACATATTGGGCTTATCAAGGCCCTTCGGGAACACCAGATTGAAGCCAACGTAGTGGCCGGAACCAGTATTGGAGCCTTGGTTGGGGCGCTGTATGCCAATGACAACTCCGTGGAAGATATGCTCAAGTTCTTTAAGGAGACGCCGCTATTTCAGTACAGTTTTTTTGCCATCAACAAACCCGGCTTTATCGATACCGAACGATATTTCAGTATTTTCAAGGATTTTTTTCCCGATGATAGCTTTAAAAGTTTGAAACGCCCACTTTTTGTGGTGGCCACGGACCTGTTAAAAGGCAACGAAAAGGTATTCTACGACGGAGAGCTCATCAAACCATTATTGGCGTCGGCAGCATTACCACCTGTATTCAGTCCGGTTACCATTGATGATGTGCTTTATGCGGATGGTGGCATCATGAACAATTTCCCAAAGGAATATGTGGACAACCTTACGGATTTTATCATTGGAAGTAACGTTTCCATAACCGCTCCCTTGCAGAAAAAGGACCTCAGAAATTCATTTCAGCTTACGGCCAGGGTCACCAGTTTGATGATTCACGCCTCCAACCACGAAAAATTACGGCAATGCGACCTGTTTATCGAACCCAAAGAATTGGATGCCATTGGGGTGCTCGATAAAAAGGGTATTGAGAACGCCTTTAAAATTGGGTATGACCAAGGCAGTAGGGCATTGGAAAAAATGATGTCCCAAACTTCTTAG
- a CDS encoding ferredoxin--NADP reductase encodes MSQFHALQITAVDQLTPNAVALTFDIPEHLKEAFTFKAGQYITLKHEVNGKELRRAYSISSAPSSGKLTVGIKKMEGGTFSVYANEQLKAGDTLEVMVPEGRFVFDSQDPQTIAAFAAGSGITPIMSIAQTVLERHPDNRFVLVFGNQTPEETMYFKTIQSLKERYGDRLFVQYVFSRSSEEGALFGRIEKSTVNFVLKNKFKETAFDAFYLCGPEEMINQVSNTLKENGISENKIHFELFTSSDTEDELAEELEGKTQVEVLVDDETFTFVMDKKELVLDAVLKQDIDASYSCQGGVCSSCIARLTEGKVEMVKNQILTDSEIEEGFVLTCQSHPISAKIKIDYDDV; translated from the coding sequence ATGAGCCAATTTCATGCCTTACAAATAACTGCGGTAGACCAATTGACCCCCAATGCCGTAGCCCTTACTTTTGACATTCCGGAGCACCTTAAAGAAGCGTTTACTTTTAAAGCCGGACAATATATTACCCTAAAACACGAAGTCAATGGAAAGGAACTCCGTAGGGCCTACTCCATTTCTTCCGCGCCCTCATCGGGAAAATTAACGGTCGGCATCAAAAAAATGGAAGGCGGAACGTTTTCTGTTTATGCCAACGAACAACTGAAGGCCGGGGACACCTTGGAAGTCATGGTGCCGGAGGGACGTTTTGTGTTCGACTCCCAAGACCCACAAACCATAGCTGCCTTCGCTGCTGGTAGCGGAATCACTCCTATTATGAGCATTGCGCAAACCGTTTTGGAGAGACATCCAGATAATCGCTTTGTTTTGGTGTTCGGAAACCAGACGCCTGAGGAGACCATGTACTTCAAAACCATCCAATCCCTAAAGGAGCGTTATGGTGACCGTCTTTTTGTGCAATATGTATTCAGTAGGTCGAGCGAGGAAGGCGCCCTTTTTGGACGTATCGAAAAATCAACGGTAAACTTTGTTTTAAAGAACAAATTCAAAGAAACTGCATTCGATGCCTTTTACTTGTGTGGACCCGAGGAGATGATCAATCAGGTGTCTAACACCTTAAAAGAGAATGGAATTTCCGAGAACAAAATCCATTTTGAACTGTTCACTAGTTCGGATACGGAAGATGAGTTGGCCGAAGAACTGGAAGGTAAAACACAGGTAGAAGTACTTGTGGACGATGAGACCTTTACCTTTGTTATGGACAAAAAGGAACTGGTACTCGATGCGGTGCTAAAGCAGGATATCGATGCGTCGTATTCATGTCAAGGTGGTGTTTGTAGCAGCTGCATTGCTCGCCTTACCGAAGGAAAAGTGGAGATGGTGAAAAACCAGATTTTAACGGACAGCGAGATTGAAGAAGGGTTTGTGCTTACCTGTCAATCGCACCCGATAAGTGCCAAGATCAAAATCGATTACGACGACGTATAA